In Treponema sp. OMZ 798, the following proteins share a genomic window:
- a CDS encoding DUF3160 domain-containing protein encodes MFQFKKKGLGLIFMSVLFICVLSFFSCNAKEKNEPAADKADTAELPAEAVGEVSESEKTEEGAASKKNIEEIIYNSLLNAEFEKKPNAPKAHQKYLKDKLVFKDFPFNEVKEGKTAVVGSDVCLFYPNAELKSEEDLEKLPKGIPIPFGTVLNIEEDFVKLPPKDENDEFDFGVFSFQENQNYFYRTTWNGEKGLVFGADLTGMGNDLKKNQMISMRYLTNGAPKEFYTVFGYDFLSKDHQALLERDRLIFEKVKPDEYYLHMMAGDDMIALYRNHYGYHYDSYEDNYNGTLLREDGTTLFITTDLMAHAKHLLFDRTLQNIEENFFAPRLLEFVAAFEAGLNNVNQKGFPTAGPETLEKAKLYFQVARALLELAPKAVVEKNKYGSDETVYKEPKKDEVLAKYPKTVSEEINLIDKAQGLSVSPLFTFEDGVFTKEDYSQYKPRGHYTKNGILSAYFRAMMWFGRTHFLIVDKGPQVLAQDGTAASDADALTLHMEPIALLITELVKNDEELYKKWAALFDPITDLIGLSDDLSFKEVLPLWKSYDVKDFEKWAGDKNNLLAFMKSAHEKLSPPAIVGSSVFYMAAEGSDKERKPPMGWRLFGQRFTFDSYVHGLVSSPRMYGRTHVKGLDIMKALGSRSADLLLQKDYSDFPELKPVLDKIAKEAVSSPDKVLGKTYYGKTLNEIALQVRFEQGSGFYFTESPAWSVKSLLSAHGTWTELRHDTILYTKQAFAELGGGPAADLTYRIKKVPDPVHYIEPNLAFWENAASSVDVLINALKPYKLIDEKNLQKLEMFKKTALHAADIVKLEIADKPVSEADLKWITVMPAFLARILMPSINAHVEPEQLRMALVADVFTNAEDGFVLETAVGIPYRIYVPLNDAQGGKRIAVGYCFNYYEFEQDIYNRLTNEEWKERVYADEDMESLKPFWAQNVSF; translated from the coding sequence ATGTTTCAATTTAAAAAGAAGGGCCTAGGCCTTATTTTTATGTCTGTATTGTTTATTTGTGTTTTATCTTTTTTTTCTTGTAATGCAAAAGAAAAAAATGAACCGGCTGCCGATAAGGCTGATACTGCCGAATTGCCGGCAGAGGCTGTCGGCGAAGTATCAGAGTCTGAAAAAACTGAAGAAGGTGCTGCTTCAAAAAAGAACATAGAAGAGATAATCTACAACAGTCTTTTGAATGCAGAATTTGAAAAAAAACCGAATGCACCTAAGGCTCATCAAAAATATTTAAAAGATAAACTTGTTTTTAAAGATTTCCCCTTTAATGAGGTGAAAGAAGGAAAGACAGCTGTTGTCGGAAGCGATGTTTGTTTGTTCTATCCTAATGCAGAATTAAAATCTGAAGAAGACTTAGAAAAACTGCCTAAAGGAATTCCGATTCCGTTTGGAACAGTTTTGAACATTGAAGAAGATTTTGTAAAACTTCCGCCTAAAGATGAAAATGATGAATTCGATTTCGGTGTTTTTAGCTTTCAAGAAAATCAAAACTATTTTTACCGCACAACCTGGAACGGAGAAAAAGGACTTGTTTTTGGAGCCGACCTTACAGGTATGGGCAATGATTTGAAAAAAAATCAAATGATTTCTATGCGGTATTTAACAAATGGTGCGCCTAAAGAATTTTACACGGTATTCGGTTATGATTTTTTAAGCAAGGATCATCAGGCCCTCTTGGAAAGGGATAGGTTAATTTTTGAAAAAGTTAAGCCGGATGAATATTATCTGCATATGATGGCCGGGGATGATATGATTGCCTTGTATAGAAATCATTACGGTTATCATTATGATTCATATGAAGATAATTATAACGGAACTCTTCTCAGAGAAGACGGCACTACGCTTTTTATTACAACCGATTTAATGGCCCATGCAAAGCATCTTCTTTTTGACAGAACCTTACAAAATATTGAAGAGAATTTTTTTGCGCCTAGACTGCTTGAATTTGTAGCAGCCTTTGAAGCCGGTTTAAATAATGTAAATCAAAAAGGCTTTCCGACAGCAGGACCTGAAACCTTAGAAAAGGCTAAACTTTATTTTCAAGTTGCCCGCGCCCTATTGGAACTTGCTCCTAAAGCTGTAGTTGAAAAAAATAAGTACGGCTCCGATGAGACTGTTTATAAAGAACCCAAGAAAGATGAAGTTCTTGCAAAATATCCTAAAACGGTAAGTGAAGAAATAAATCTTATAGATAAGGCCCAAGGCCTGTCAGTTTCTCCGCTTTTTACATTTGAGGACGGAGTTTTTACAAAAGAAGATTACTCCCAATATAAACCGAGAGGGCACTACACAAAAAACGGCATCTTGTCCGCTTATTTTAGGGCTATGATGTGGTTCGGCCGCACCCATTTTTTAATTGTCGATAAGGGGCCTCAAGTTTTAGCACAAGACGGAACGGCCGCTTCAGATGCAGATGCATTGACCTTACACATGGAGCCCATAGCTCTTTTGATTACCGAGCTTGTAAAAAATGATGAAGAGCTTTATAAAAAATGGGCAGCTCTTTTTGATCCTATAACCGATTTAATCGGTTTATCCGATGACCTTTCTTTTAAAGAAGTCTTGCCCCTTTGGAAAAGCTATGATGTAAAAGACTTTGAAAAATGGGCAGGCGATAAAAACAACCTGCTCGCATTTATGAAGTCGGCTCACGAAAAATTAAGCCCTCCTGCGATAGTAGGTTCTTCCGTTTTCTACATGGCTGCCGAAGGAAGCGATAAAGAACGAAAGCCCCCTATGGGCTGGAGACTTTTCGGGCAGAGGTTTACTTTTGACTCTTATGTTCACGGTTTGGTAAGCTCGCCTAGGATGTACGGCCGCACCCATGTGAAGGGGCTCGATATTATGAAGGCTTTAGGCTCAAGGTCTGCCGATTTATTGCTGCAAAAAGATTATTCCGATTTTCCCGAGCTAAAACCGGTTCTCGATAAAATTGCAAAAGAAGCCGTATCTTCTCCCGATAAAGTATTGGGAAAAACCTATTACGGTAAAACATTGAACGAGATAGCACTGCAAGTCCGCTTTGAACAAGGTTCAGGTTTTTATTTTACCGAAAGCCCCGCATGGAGTGTAAAGTCCTTATTGTCAGCTCACGGGACATGGACCGAGCTAAGGCATGATACTATTCTATATACAAAGCAGGCTTTTGCAGAACTTGGAGGCGGCCCCGCTGCCGATCTTACCTATAGGATAAAGAAGGTTCCCGATCCTGTGCATTATATAGAACCTAACTTAGCATTTTGGGAAAACGCAGCTTCTTCTGTGGATGTTCTTATAAATGCATTAAAGCCTTATAAGCTTATAGATGAAAAGAATTTGCAAAAGCTTGAAATGTTTAAAAAAACGGCCTTGCATGCAGCCGATATCGTTAAGCTTGAAATTGCAGATAAGCCCGTTTCTGAAGCAGACTTAAAATGGATAACAGTTATGCCGGCCTTCTTGGCCCGTATTCTTATGCCTTCGATAAATGCACATGTTGAGCCTGAGCAGCTTCGCATGGCCTTGGTTGCAGATGTTTTTACAAATGCGGAAGATGGCTTTGTCCTTGAAACGGCCGTCGGTATTCCCTACAGAATTTACGTGCCCTTAAACGATGCTCAAGGCGGAAAGCGGATAGCTGTCGGTTATTGTTTTAACTATTACGAGTTTGAACAGGACATTTATAACCGCCTGACGAATGAAGAATGGAAAGAAAGAGTCTATGCCGATGAAGACATGGAAAGTTTAAAGCCTTTCTGGGCTCAGAACGTTTCTTTTTAA
- a CDS encoding SAM-dependent methyltransferase: MLKYDLRIKLLKGKAWLAVPQFENHLLDELGIPHGTAPMEIKNLPKDAAVYGNIVYRENFPKDIFWNRLCMEEPFIAEFSSISEAADILRSIQRNWAFVPFNCFRRADLIEKKLPFISKKERDFPYDVPLAEMGIWTLLNENQIFASAKTSSPFPRGEIFFKEDKINPPSRAYLKMWEALTLLNFYLKKHQEKNGLIEKSKTLPAEVSKNAPSLPAADSICLDAGACPGGWSWVLDSLGCKIIAIDRSPLRPDLMAKKNIEFIKHDAFTLKPEEIGKVDWLCSDVICYPPRLYEWIIKWIESGLCEKFICTIKMQGEPDNETVKKFAAIPNSKIVHLTANKHELTWLKAPFI, translated from the coding sequence ATGCTAAAATATGACCTGCGTATAAAATTATTAAAAGGCAAAGCTTGGCTCGCCGTTCCTCAGTTTGAAAATCATCTTCTTGACGAGTTAGGAATTCCGCATGGTACGGCTCCTATGGAGATTAAAAATCTTCCCAAAGATGCTGCTGTCTATGGTAACATAGTGTACAGGGAAAATTTTCCGAAAGATATTTTTTGGAACCGCCTTTGTATGGAAGAACCATTTATAGCGGAGTTTTCGAGCATAAGCGAGGCCGCCGATATTTTGCGCTCAATCCAAAGAAACTGGGCCTTTGTCCCTTTTAACTGTTTTAGGCGGGCAGATCTCATCGAAAAAAAACTGCCCTTTATAAGCAAAAAAGAAAGGGACTTTCCCTACGATGTTCCTTTAGCAGAAATGGGAATCTGGACCCTCTTAAATGAAAATCAAATTTTTGCGTCGGCCAAAACTTCAAGTCCCTTTCCCCGCGGAGAAATTTTCTTTAAGGAAGATAAGATAAATCCGCCTAGCCGGGCCTACTTAAAAATGTGGGAAGCCTTGACCCTCTTAAATTTTTACCTAAAAAAGCACCAAGAAAAAAACGGTCTTATTGAAAAAAGCAAAACCTTACCCGCAGAGGTTTCCAAAAACGCCCCTTCCCTGCCGGCAGCCGATTCAATCTGCCTTGATGCCGGAGCCTGCCCCGGAGGCTGGAGCTGGGTCTTGGACAGTTTAGGCTGCAAAATTATCGCAATCGACAGAAGTCCCTTGCGCCCCGATTTAATGGCAAAGAAAAATATAGAATTTATAAAGCATGATGCCTTTACCTTAAAACCTGAAGAGATCGGAAAGGTAGATTGGCTTTGCTCGGATGTAATCTGTTATCCTCCGAGACTTTATGAATGGATTATAAAATGGATTGAATCGGGACTTTGCGAAAAATTTATCTGCACGATAAAGATGCAGGGAGAACCCGATAACGAAACCGTAAAAAAATTTGCGGCAATTCCGAACTCAAAGATAGTTCATCTTACGGCGAACAAGCACGAGCTCACCTGGCTAAAAGCCCCATTCATATAA
- a CDS encoding YitT family protein has product MKKILPAKHLSTKFVIGSLLDIFWVTVGSVLAAVALQFFLIPGTIAPGGVSGLSVAIEKLTGIRVYISNLVINVPLFIFGAKLLGKKSAVYTLYSILVLSGVLAVLPQDFVFTNDLFLQATFGGILLGVGLGFVFKCGATTGGTDLAGAIVNKHFPGLSIAKGMAIADFVIVIFAGVVDNNPNTSLYSLIALFFCTKIADMILDGFGYFKGFFIVSSKPEEIGEALMSQLERGVTLLRGEGMYSKQDRPVLLCVVSRAQFVRAKEIITEIDEKAFIMVCDMQEVYGLGFKQK; this is encoded by the coding sequence ATGAAAAAAATATTACCTGCCAAACACCTTTCTACAAAATTTGTTATAGGCTCGTTACTGGATATCTTTTGGGTTACTGTTGGAAGCGTCCTTGCTGCGGTTGCATTGCAGTTTTTTCTTATTCCCGGAACAATTGCACCGGGAGGGGTGAGCGGTTTGTCGGTTGCAATCGAAAAGTTGACCGGCATAAGGGTATACATATCGAATTTGGTCATAAACGTACCCTTATTTATTTTTGGTGCAAAACTTTTGGGTAAAAAGTCTGCTGTTTATACCCTTTATTCTATTTTGGTGCTTTCGGGAGTCTTGGCTGTTTTGCCTCAAGATTTTGTGTTTACCAATGATCTTTTTTTGCAGGCAACCTTCGGAGGAATTCTTTTAGGTGTAGGTTTGGGCTTTGTGTTTAAGTGCGGAGCTACGACGGGCGGAACCGACCTTGCCGGAGCTATTGTAAACAAGCATTTTCCGGGCTTAAGTATTGCAAAGGGAATGGCCATAGCCGACTTTGTAATAGTAATCTTTGCAGGTGTTGTAGATAATAACCCGAACACTTCGCTTTATTCTTTAATAGCTCTTTTCTTTTGTACAAAGATAGCCGACATGATTCTTGACGGTTTCGGTTATTTTAAGGGCTTTTTCATTGTCAGTTCTAAGCCCGAAGAAATCGGCGAAGCTCTTATGAGTCAGCTTGAAAGAGGTGTTACCCTTCTTCGAGGAGAGGGTATGTATTCAAAGCAGGATAGGCCTGTACTTCTCTGCGTTGTAAGCCGTGCGCAATTTGTAAGAGCAAAAGAAATAATAACCGAAATCGACGAAAAGGCTTTTATAATGGTCTGCGATATGCAGGAGGTTTACGGTCTCGGCTTTAAGCAAAAATAA
- a CDS encoding SprT family zinc-dependent metalloprotease produces MMIKIEGVEIEWAKSKGRKLRLTVSPKTAIPCIHVPKNYPQSKALDFVKENIAWIKKHQERIEEKIFKKNVKASLKDGSTVSLWGADYKIKILKAKKNAGIAVDDDFIYLKEPPGADPKKRPSILNRLYKKELELYVEEILPFWEAKIKETASEIKYRDMKSKWGSCNSYTGIITLNTKLAALPCECAEMVLVHEFVHFKERLHNERFKRYMTKYLPDWKERVKMLNSEEY; encoded by the coding sequence ATGATGATTAAAATAGAAGGGGTAGAAATCGAATGGGCAAAATCCAAGGGGCGGAAGCTCAGACTTACCGTATCGCCTAAAACGGCCATCCCCTGTATCCATGTTCCAAAAAACTATCCTCAAAGCAAGGCCTTGGATTTTGTCAAAGAAAATATTGCATGGATAAAAAAACATCAAGAGCGGATAGAAGAAAAGATTTTTAAGAAGAATGTAAAGGCCTCATTGAAGGACGGCTCTACGGTAAGTTTATGGGGTGCCGATTATAAGATCAAAATACTAAAGGCTAAAAAAAATGCAGGCATTGCAGTCGATGACGATTTTATCTATTTAAAAGAGCCTCCCGGAGCCGATCCCAAAAAACGCCCTTCAATCTTAAACCGCCTTTATAAAAAGGAGCTTGAGCTTTATGTTGAAGAAATCCTCCCCTTTTGGGAAGCCAAGATAAAAGAAACCGCCTCCGAGATAAAATACAGGGATATGAAAAGCAAGTGGGGCTCATGCAATTCTTATACGGGCATAATCACCTTAAACACAAAGCTAGCCGCCCTCCCTTGCGAATGTGCCGAGATGGTGCTGGTTCACGAGTTTGTTCATTTTAAAGAAAGGCTTCATAACGAGCGCTTTAAGCGATATATGACTAAATACCTCCCCGATTGGAAAGAAAGGGTGAAGATGTTGAATTCGGAAGAGTATTAA
- a CDS encoding DUF2804 domain-containing protein — protein MANDNLYTRKIEPAPDKPVQNGKSNFGTFSGCFKKFDIRGLYRVFGNLPLPRIISNARISGTMRFLFCDDEVIGEMAFFSCYIFSFMETTFWVRKTQQKYAYRQYLPGGFIHIPKHISYSVTACRKPYRYARIFSRLSHGKLHADFDFLARDSRPSCEGRLDLDIRDKEAVDFSCVIPNYVSRRCMAMYMQTGTVKGWISLGYNEDIQLKKETAVGVFDVRKAYTGFRSKRTLVNGLGKFDGKSLVFYLANSIAADSNKYNDNMMLYDGKRTPLPPVKITRPFGIMGKWIIQDTESMVDLVFFPVSKNYKRVNAAVFRTEYSTVYGHFEGTLLTADGEELKLKSFPGIAKKYNLRI, from the coding sequence ATGGCTAATGATAACTTGTACACGCGCAAGATAGAACCTGCACCCGATAAGCCTGTCCAAAACGGAAAATCGAATTTCGGAACCTTTTCAGGCTGCTTTAAAAAATTCGATATAAGAGGGCTCTATCGGGTTTTCGGTAATTTGCCCCTCCCTAGGATAATTTCCAATGCCCGAATTTCGGGAACGATGAGGTTTTTGTTTTGCGATGATGAGGTAATAGGAGAAATGGCCTTTTTTTCGTGCTATATCTTCTCCTTTATGGAAACAACCTTTTGGGTTCGTAAAACTCAGCAAAAATATGCCTACAGGCAATACCTGCCGGGCGGCTTTATTCATATCCCAAAGCACATAAGCTACAGTGTTACAGCCTGCCGGAAACCTTATAGATATGCCCGTATCTTTTCCCGTCTTTCCCACGGGAAGCTTCATGCCGACTTTGACTTTTTAGCCCGCGACTCCCGCCCCTCCTGTGAGGGCCGTCTTGATTTGGATATTCGGGATAAGGAAGCTGTAGATTTCTCCTGCGTAATTCCTAACTATGTAAGCCGCCGCTGTATGGCCATGTACATGCAGACCGGTACCGTAAAGGGCTGGATAAGTTTGGGTTATAACGAAGACATTCAGCTAAAAAAAGAGACAGCCGTAGGGGTTTTTGATGTGAGAAAGGCTTACACCGGGTTTAGGTCAAAGCGCACCCTTGTAAACGGACTCGGTAAGTTCGACGGCAAATCCTTGGTTTTTTATCTTGCAAATTCGATAGCAGCCGACAGCAATAAATACAACGACAATATGATGCTCTATGACGGGAAGCGTACCCCTCTTCCTCCCGTTAAAATTACCCGTCCCTTCGGTATCATGGGAAAATGGATAATACAGGATACCGAAAGCATGGTAGACCTTGTATTTTTTCCTGTTTCAAAAAACTACAAGCGAGTAAATGCTGCCGTTTTTAGGACTGAGTACAGCACCGTTTACGGTCATTTTGAAGGAACCCTTTTGACGGCCGACGGAGAAGAGCTAAAACTAAAATCCTTTCCTGGCATCGCCAAAAAATACAATCTTAGAATATGA
- a CDS encoding ABC transporter ATP-binding protein — translation MFKFLKTWYMVLYLVLQALSTALEVGVSYVMMLAIDYATNGTIEKLHLYLIGTVAYLLISFLVGILTTRVREKAGAQAVFSLREALMKKILTMSTGEYASRNSGSYVAFLTKNVEKLEESYFWTIFRIYPSFLQLVVSVIWLSIMDWRLSLFVLFTGLIQLIVPKFTVKPVAKAERDYIERGENYTITLKEVFSAFDLIKSYNLQEKIEILHRNANTGYKKASFKDMCMNGFMGSLGDLLSNITYIGVFFLGAVLVLLGFFKISVIIAASQLVVFIVYPLSNLTRYITSLLASKAVIKDLDEILNMEEKDGSFKDVEAKTSFEDSISFENMSFSYPQDDEDEEDEENRGVFPALKNINLSVKKGEKVLIVGESGSGKSTLLSLLYKKFTGYEGLIKIDGTDIRKIPDASYFKLVSVVHQSPFIFDDTIKNNIALYNEEISDERIKDACKKAGLQRFIDGLPLGLETRIGEGASKISGGEKQRIAIARALVKDSPILLMDEATSALDKETSAEIENTVLSQKELTCIIISHHVSEALKARADKIITVKDGSADI, via the coding sequence ATGTTCAAATTTTTAAAGACATGGTATATGGTTTTATACCTTGTCTTGCAGGCCCTTTCCACTGCGTTGGAAGTAGGAGTTTCGTATGTGATGATGCTGGCAATAGACTATGCAACAAACGGAACTATCGAAAAGCTGCACTTGTACCTCATAGGCACAGTAGCCTATCTTCTTATCTCCTTTTTGGTCGGTATTTTGACTACAAGGGTACGCGAAAAAGCAGGTGCACAAGCGGTTTTTTCGTTGAGGGAAGCCTTGATGAAAAAAATATTAACCATGAGCACAGGCGAATACGCCTCGCGCAATTCGGGAAGCTATGTTGCCTTTCTTACAAAGAATGTCGAAAAACTGGAAGAATCTTACTTTTGGACAATCTTCCGAATTTATCCTTCATTTTTACAGCTGGTAGTTTCTGTTATTTGGCTTTCGATTATGGATTGGAGACTTTCCCTCTTTGTGCTTTTTACCGGTCTTATCCAGCTCATTGTACCCAAATTTACGGTGAAGCCTGTAGCCAAGGCCGAAAGAGACTATATTGAAAGGGGCGAAAACTACACCATTACCCTAAAAGAAGTATTTTCCGCCTTTGATCTGATTAAGTCCTATAACCTTCAGGAAAAAATCGAGATTCTTCACCGCAATGCGAACACCGGTTATAAAAAAGCTTCTTTTAAAGACATGTGCATGAACGGCTTTATGGGAAGCCTCGGAGACTTACTTTCCAACATAACCTACATAGGCGTTTTCTTTTTAGGCGCCGTTTTGGTTCTCTTGGGCTTTTTTAAAATCTCGGTAATAATAGCCGCAAGCCAGCTTGTTGTCTTTATCGTTTACCCTTTGAGTAACCTGACACGCTACATAACTTCGCTTTTAGCTTCAAAAGCGGTAATAAAAGACCTTGATGAGATTTTAAACATGGAAGAAAAGGACGGCTCTTTCAAAGATGTGGAAGCAAAAACTTCTTTTGAAGACTCGATAAGTTTTGAAAATATGAGTTTTAGCTATCCTCAAGATGACGAGGATGAAGAAGATGAAGAAAATCGAGGCGTTTTTCCTGCCTTAAAAAATATAAATCTTAGCGTAAAAAAAGGCGAAAAGGTTTTAATTGTCGGGGAAAGCGGTTCGGGAAAGTCCACCCTTTTAAGCCTTTTATATAAAAAATTTACCGGCTATGAGGGGCTTATAAAAATAGACGGAACGGATATCCGCAAGATTCCCGATGCCTCTTATTTTAAGCTTGTTTCGGTAGTGCATCAGTCTCCCTTTATCTTTGACGATACAATCAAAAACAATATTGCCCTTTATAATGAAGAAATAAGCGATGAAAGAATAAAGGATGCTTGTAAAAAAGCCGGTTTACAAAGATTTATCGATGGTCTTCCTCTCGGACTTGAAACAAGGATAGGCGAGGGAGCCTCGAAAATTTCAGGCGGAGAAAAACAGCGTATAGCCATTGCAAGGGCATTGGTAAAGGATTCCCCAATTCTTTTGATGGATGAAGCAACCTCCGCCTTAGATAAGGAAACAAGTGCCGAAATAGAAAATACCGTGTTATCCCAAAAGGAACTAACCTGTATAATAATTTCGCACCATGTAAGCGAAGCCTTAAAGGCTAGGGCGGACAAGATTATTACCGTAAAAGACGGATCAGCCGATATTTAG
- the lysS gene encoding lysine--tRNA ligase — MSNEKKLLHWADQTAEKIIRERGDLDVYTCASGITPSGTVHVGNFREIISVDLVVRALRSRGKNVRFIYSWDDYDVFRKVPANMPKPEVLEKYLRYPITMVPDTFERDENYARHHEHDVESVLPRVGIHPEYLYQAERYQKGMYAEGMKKALDNREELKEILNTYRDEAHKITEEYWPVSVFCTACNKDTTKIESWDNDWTLRYSCECGHCEDLDLRKAKSAKLGWRVDWPMRWAFEKTVFEPAGKDHHSQGGSFDTASLVSTRIYNWPAPVSFRYDFIGLKGVPGKMASSKGKVVSLAEVLEVYQPEVARYLFAGTRPNTEFVISFDLDVIKIYEDYDKTERIAWKAEKAKNDETFEKEYRIYELSQIDGMPECISYQIPFRHLCNLLQINSGDIDAVIKALPDVKPGQLDRLKTRAECAWNWITDGGAPEEFKFALRTDGSKARLNEAEAKAIKTIRDSLLPKMDEMDEKTFSTALYDAAKECGLEPKQMFVAVYQALVSKDQGPRLAGFMKTIGKERLEKIFKDY, encoded by the coding sequence ATGTCAAACGAAAAGAAATTATTGCATTGGGCAGATCAGACTGCCGAAAAAATCATAAGAGAGAGGGGAGACCTCGATGTTTACACTTGCGCATCCGGTATTACGCCTTCGGGCACCGTTCACGTAGGAAACTTCCGCGAAATTATTTCCGTAGATTTGGTTGTGAGAGCCTTGCGCTCCCGCGGAAAAAATGTGCGCTTTATTTATTCTTGGGATGATTATGACGTATTCCGCAAGGTTCCTGCAAATATGCCTAAGCCTGAAGTTTTGGAAAAATACCTCCGCTATCCGATTACCATGGTTCCCGACACCTTTGAGCGGGACGAAAACTACGCCCGCCACCACGAACACGATGTAGAATCCGTATTGCCGAGAGTCGGTATTCACCCCGAATATCTTTATCAGGCTGAACGCTATCAAAAGGGAATGTATGCTGAAGGAATGAAAAAGGCCTTGGACAATAGGGAAGAGCTTAAAGAAATTTTAAACACCTACCGCGATGAGGCCCATAAGATTACCGAGGAGTACTGGCCCGTTTCGGTTTTTTGTACCGCCTGTAACAAGGACACGACAAAGATAGAGTCCTGGGACAATGATTGGACCTTACGCTATTCGTGCGAGTGCGGACATTGCGAAGACTTGGACTTGCGCAAGGCTAAGTCCGCAAAGCTGGGCTGGAGGGTTGACTGGCCTATGCGCTGGGCCTTTGAAAAAACAGTCTTCGAGCCTGCCGGAAAGGATCATCACTCTCAAGGCGGCTCCTTTGATACGGCGAGCTTAGTTTCCACCCGGATTTATAACTGGCCTGCCCCTGTAAGTTTCCGCTATGACTTTATCGGCTTAAAGGGAGTGCCCGGAAAGATGGCCTCTTCCAAGGGAAAGGTTGTAAGCCTTGCCGAGGTACTCGAAGTTTACCAGCCCGAAGTTGCCCGCTATCTTTTTGCAGGCACAAGACCCAACACCGAATTCGTTATCAGCTTTGACCTTGATGTAATTAAGATTTACGAGGACTACGACAAGACGGAACGCATTGCCTGGAAGGCCGAAAAGGCCAAAAACGATGAGACCTTCGAAAAAGAATATAGAATCTATGAGCTTTCGCAAATAGACGGAATGCCTGAGTGTATTTCTTATCAAATTCCTTTTAGACATTTGTGCAATCTTTTGCAAATAAATTCCGGAGATATAGATGCGGTAATAAAGGCTCTTCCCGATGTAAAGCCCGGCCAGCTTGACAGGCTGAAGACAAGAGCCGAATGTGCATGGAACTGGATTACAGACGGAGGTGCTCCCGAAGAGTTTAAGTTTGCTTTAAGAACTGACGGCTCAAAGGCTCGCTTGAACGAGGCCGAAGCAAAGGCTATTAAAACGATAAGGGATTCCCTTTTGCCAAAAATGGATGAGATGGACGAAAAGACCTTTTCGACAGCCCTCTATGATGCTGCAAAAGAATGCGGCTTAGAACCCAAACAAATGTTTGTTGCCGTTTATCAAGCCCTCGTTTCAAAAGATCAGGGGCCGCGCCTTGCAGGCTTTATGAAAACCATTGGAAAAGAAAGACTGGAGAAAATATTTAAAGATTATTAA
- a CDS encoding Hsp33 family molecular chaperone HslO: MIDKPITDPVLIEKFKTMHEDGMTVFMLGEGQIRGAFFHGTRFVNKMRVQHSLGLLESLALGHASLCGALLIPTMKGRDRIIFRCDTQGPLVGFSVEAFSEGFVRGYLLEDPIRPDELLETWDLKPLFGEGKISVIRFPEGAREPLTGIIEIKHKNIALDLSEYFLQSEQTVTGFNTGVQFDKEGRIIGAGGMYIQVMPGAEEALIEKVEMAFAACPSIGQWFAEGGDREDVIFGLFRDCNPKVLIERKIDFYCPCSEDNFRNKLFTLPEKELADMYENGPDQIELYCHNCGSIYKYPKAILKEKIDVH; the protein is encoded by the coding sequence ATGATAGATAAACCGATAACCGATCCCGTCTTAATCGAAAAATTTAAAACCATGCACGAAGACGGAATGACGGTCTTTATGCTAGGCGAAGGCCAAATCCGCGGGGCTTTTTTTCACGGAACCCGCTTTGTAAATAAGATGAGGGTACAGCACTCCTTAGGGCTTTTGGAAAGCCTTGCACTGGGTCATGCCTCCCTTTGCGGAGCCCTCTTAATTCCGACAATGAAGGGAAGGGATAGAATCATCTTTAGATGCGATACCCAAGGCCCCCTTGTGGGCTTTAGCGTCGAAGCCTTCAGCGAGGGCTTTGTAAGGGGCTATCTTTTGGAAGACCCGATAAGACCTGATGAATTGTTAGAAACATGGGACTTAAAGCCCCTCTTCGGCGAAGGAAAGATTTCGGTTATCCGCTTCCCCGAAGGAGCCAGGGAACCCTTAACGGGAATCATCGAGATAAAGCACAAAAACATAGCCCTTGACCTTTCCGAATATTTTTTGCAATCGGAACAGACCGTAACGGGCTTTAATACAGGCGTCCAATTCGACAAGGAAGGAAGAATCATCGGAGCGGGAGGCATGTACATTCAGGTCATGCCGGGAGCCGAAGAAGCCTTGATAGAAAAGGTAGAAATGGCCTTTGCGGCCTGCCCCTCGATAGGCCAATGGTTTGCGGAAGGCGGAGACAGGGAAGATGTCATTTTCGGCCTTTTCCGTGACTGCAATCCGAAAGTTCTAATAGAAAGAAAGATAGACTTTTATTGCCCCTGCTCGGAAGACAATTTCCGAAATAAGCTTTTTACTTTACCCGAAAAAGAACTTGCAGACATGTACGAAAACGGCCCCGATCAAATCGAGCTTTATTGCCATAACTGCGGCTCAATCTATAAATATCCCAAAGCAATTTTAAAGGAAAAAATCGATGTACATTAA